TCCTAATCGGATGGTTTCTGTCTTCATCATTTAAGCTGTGTTTGCACCATTATCCCATTAACGTTCTGGTGAGTCAAACCCCACGGTTGCAAAAATAGGAGCGAAATAGGTGGCAATTCAATGACGCACAACGATAACAACAGTCCTGGTTTCGCCTGTGCCGAACCCACTCCACTGAGAGGACAGGATTTCACATGACATCATTGAACAAGTATTcatgttgtcattgttgtggtctGTCTGTCAGGAGGCGGACGACGAGGCGGAGAGGGCCAAGCTGAGAGAAGTCAGCAAGCGTCTGTATGCGCAGCTGCAAGACGCTGAGAAGAAGCAccaggaggagagagagaggctgCAGGTGACTTGCTAACTTTACATCAATAACTATCCAGTGCAGGGTTTCCCAACCTTTGATGAGCAAAGACAcatacagtgctgccttgagataggagtcGAATCAGTGGTTGAGATTCACTGAGCTCGAAAAATCTGGGAAAATGAATCGATGAAAGGTTTCACGTCCACACGTCGTCAAAAAGATCCTCGTTCACAAAGGACAACTGACAACAAAAATGCTGTCAAACGCATGTCAGGCCACTGTGGAGAATGTCATTTTGCAAAGAAACAAAACGTGGTAAACGTGGGTTTCAAATGTTTGCGTTATGTATAAAATGCAGCAATACCCCACATGGTTCACTAGTCaacctatttgtgtttttatatttggcAGCTCAGCTATAAGTTAGAAAAACTcccttatttgcatttttgggggCTCTATCTGAAACACCCAAAGATGCCACAATATaccaccaaagccctgtctaaataggaaaatAGTACAGcaattggtgtcaaagaagtatcttgaagtgatacatctcgacaagagacaagctttgtatctCAGGGAGGAAGTAAGTTTAGTGTGGGTGGTTCGTGGAAGTTATGGAGTCTTAGCTGCATGAAGGTGTGCACTTCCAGTgcatttttctcaaaattaaaaaaatcagtatgacatttattttcaagggaAATGGtgtaagatgaatttgaaataatatcaaCCCATAGATCGTGGTGTATTTACGGTTTTAAACTGTATTgatataggcaattctaaacatttttaggtGGTATGATTTTTGCGACGCTATAAACCACCCAATCTCCCTCCAGGCTGAAGGCGACATGCTGAGGGAGCGTCTGAGCGACCAGGAGGACAAGCTGAAAAGCACGAAGGAAGACGTCGAGAAGAAGGACCAGCGCATCGACGAGCTCCAGAGGTTACTGGGGGGCATGGAGAAGGAGAGCGCCACCTTGAAGGAGAGCATTCGCGAACGGGAGGAGGAACTGCGTGAGCTACGCCACATCAGAGAGGAGGGCCCCGAGGGAGAGCAGAGGTTAGGAATTTTCGCGGCCCCCAACACCTGCACGAATAATTTCATGGCATCTCTGAAACATTAGAACACAGGAACAGGGGACTTTTAGAGGACCACTGTGTGTTTGGATGTTGGGAACTAATTCTGGGGTTGGTCCTGGGCTAATTTATCAGGGTAAAAGAAGAGACccatcttggggggggggggggttagtggcttttttacatgcCGTTCACCATTTactccatgaactgcgtcatcttttctcatacTTTCTACCACCAACGGCGACACGTACTCTGTTCATACCATACATAGACACACTCTGTTCGAGTACGAGGTGCCATAACATGTCCGACGTTCAACGACGTAATCGatgacaagccgagattcactCCCCAATCTTTATCTTttaactcaaaagctgtgctgatctcaaatccaaagtgatgcaacaccgccatctacagggatctgttagtcattacagtggtttccAAATCCAAATTTCACAGCCAAGCTGGGTGAGATCCTCTTCCACGCCTCCCCATCATATTTGATTTGGTTATACGGCGATGTTTGATTGACCAATGTTACCGTCCTCAATTTGGTCCGACTGCAGTGAAGTGACGGGACCTCTGACTCACCGttattttttggtgtgtgtttgttcagGGCAGAGCAGTTGGAAAAAGAAGTTGCCATTCTCAAAGAGAAGATTCACCATCTGGATGACATGCTTAAAAGCCAGCAGAGGAAAGTCAGACACATGATTGAACAGGTGGGACGAGGCGCATGTTGCAACATTCGGGGAAAGAACACGTCTTCATATTTGCGTCAGTGTTTGATCCAATTGTGTGCTCGCCTTCAGCTTCAGAACTCTCGCATGGTGATCCAAGAGCGGGATCGCATCATCAAAGAGCTGGAGGAGAAAGTGGCTTTCCTGGAAGCCGAGGTGAGGATGCCTATCTTCTtcggcccaaaaaaaaacccacctcaCTTTATTGCTTTGGAGTCAAAGTGATGAGGTGATAAATGTGAGGGGATAAAACCAAATCCACCTTTCTGCCAAGGGAGGTGATATGTGAAAGACAAAATGGAGCTATTGTCTCTTTTGAGGAAGCTCGTTTTAGCTTCCGTTATGTGACGCGTGACCTCGTCTGTGTGCAGAACCGAGAGATGCACGACAAAATGGATTACTTCATGGGAGGACAGAAGAGCAATTCTTACCTTTCATCGGAGCGTAACCCACAAATTGTATACAGGTAACTTTCATTTTGTCAGATCAAACATGTCTTGGAAAAGCCCAAAGGCGCTAAATGTGatcaaatacagtggaaaatttcattttaacttCCAATTTGCTCacatttaagggaaaaaaaaaaaaaaaaagaataaatctcatgcaacattttgacattaactGTCacgtttttttagttttttttaccaagtgttaatattaataataaaacagcactatatactgtatacatttgttaattttactaatatttatgt
The genomic region above belongs to Phyllopteryx taeniolatus isolate TA_2022b chromosome 6, UOR_Ptae_1.2, whole genome shotgun sequence and contains:
- the tuft1a gene encoding tuftelin 1a, translating into MRDMMMNGGTRSLCTVEDIRKQQYDKERCRRLRLTLHDQNQATRSSEQQQRDKPVGRAFALVQPPNERTLLPPEPIKSTEEQVEVIKVYLEARREESHKQNQSLKMLSDEVSQIQEVRYCLKTLREQMASKNKIHTNGWKVSSPFKKMTSSRQKGGTKSDGQEADDEAERAKLREVSKRLYAQLQDAEKKHQEERERLQAEGDMLRERLSDQEDKLKSTKEDVEKKDQRIDELQRLLGGMEKESATLKESIREREEELRELRHIREEGPEGEQRAEQLEKEVAILKEKIHHLDDMLKSQQRKVRHMIEQLQNSRMVIQERDRIIKELEEKVAFLEAENREMHDKMDYFMGGQKSNSYLSSERNPQIVYSKPFKLSTSSNKPLPFIKVIEIKS